The proteins below are encoded in one region of Populus alba chromosome 2, ASM523922v2, whole genome shotgun sequence:
- the LOC140955285 gene encoding uncharacterized protein, whose translation MRVFRYAKSPSLYAVELMNERRAPGASLDSVTKYYKAGDGAVRKHSSAAYVVMSNRLSSGGPRELFPRGGGFSRSVIDVHYCNLFSDVFNGMRVQQNIDFIHTNRSAQLNYVTTAGLPKIC comes from the coding sequence ATGCGAGTATTTAGGTATGCGAAGAGCCCCAGCCTTTATGCAGTTGAACTCATGAATGAGCGGCGGGCACCAGGAGCATCTCTAGACAGTGTGACCAAATATTACAAGGCCGGCGACGGCGCTGTCCGCAAGCATTCCTCAGCAGCTTATGTGGTGATGTCAAATAGGCTGAGCTCGGGTGGTCCAAGAGAACTGTTTCCTCGAGGTGGTGGCTTTTCTCGATCTGTTATTGATGTCCATTATTGCAACCTCTTCTCTGATGTTTTTAACGGTATGAGAGTCCAACAGAACATTGATTTCATCCACACAAATAGGTCGGCCCAACTGAATTATGTGACCACAGCAGGATTACCAAAGATTTGCTAA
- the LOC118049154 gene encoding pollen-specific protein C13: MARVFLLLALCVLPALVSAARPGRNPFSVQGRVYCDTCLAGFETPKTTYIAGSKVKVECRDRKTQDLVYSKEGTTDSTGTYTITVDEDHKDQVCDAMLVSSPRKDCSSPSAGRDRARVILTSYNGLVSTTRYANAMGFMAAQPMSGCTELLRSYQDFDN; the protein is encoded by the exons ATGGCTCGCGTATTCTTGCTGCTTGCTCTCTGTGTGCTACCGGCCCTTGTAAGTGCTGCTCGCCCCGGAAGAAACCCATTTAGTGTTCAAGGACGCGTGTACTGTGACACTTGCCTTGCTGGTTTTGAAACCCCCAAAACCACTTACATTGCAG GTTCCAAGGTTAAGGTGGAATGCAGGGACAGGAAGACACAAGATCTTGTCTATAGCAAGGAAGGCACAACAGACTCAACTGGAACATACACCATCACTGTTGATGAGGACCACAAGGATCAAGTCTGTGATGCCATGCTAGTTAGCAGCCCCCGCAAGGACTGCAGCTCACCATCTGCAGGCCGTGACCGTGCCCGTGTTATCTTGACCAGTTACAATGGTCTTGTATCAACCACTCGCTATGCCAATGCTATGGGTTTCATGGCTGCACAGCCCATGTCTGGCTGCACTGAGCTTCTCAGGTCATACCAGGACTTTGATAATTAG
- the LOC118049155 gene encoding 2,3-bisphosphoglycerate-dependent phosphoglycerate mutase 1, which produces MATSVFHQPLGTAQPHQHLQNSGFRQEFGHASVKLTFKGFKVETGLSRRGGYSSCKRKFGVIQASASHTSVVQPVSYPPNNSTDELRKKSSEAALILVRHGESLWNEKNLFTGCVDVPLTKKGVEEAIEAGKRISNIPVDMIYTSALIRAQMTAMLAMTQHRRKKVPIILHNESEQAREWSQIFSEDTKKQSIPVVTAWQLNERMYGELQGLNKQETADRFGKEKVHEWRRSYDIPPPNGESLEMCAERAVAYFKDHIEPQLLSGKNVMIAAHGNSLRSIIMYLDKLTSQEVINLELSTGIPMLYILKGGKFIRRGSPAGPTEAGVYAYTRSLALYRQKLDDMLH; this is translated from the exons ATGGCCACTTCTGTGTTTCACCAACCCCTAGGGACTGCTCAGCCCCATCAACACCTCCAGAACTCTGGTTTTCGTCAGGAGTTTGGCCATGCTTCGGTGAAACTGACATTTAAAGGTTTTAAGGTTGAGACTGGATTGTCAAGAAGAGGAGGTTATAGTTCTTGTAAGAGAAAATTTGGTGTTATTCAAGCCTCAGCTTCTCATACATCAGTGGTTCAACCAGTTTCATATCCCCCAAATAACAGCACCGATGAGTTGCGCAAGAAATCAA GTGAAGCAGCTTTGATCCTGGTGAGGCATGGTGAGTCACTATGGAATGAAAAGAACCTGTTCACAGGCTGTGTTGATGTGCCATTGACAAAGAAGGGTGTGGAAGAGGCAATTGAAGCTGGTAAGAGAATCAGCAACATACCTGTCGACATGATATACACATCAGCCTTGATCCGTGCACAAATGACTGCTATGCTTGCCATGACCCAGCACCGTCGCAAAAAG GTTCCTATCATTTTACATAATGAGAGTGAACAGGCAAGGGAATGGAGCCAAATTTTTAGTGAAGATACAAAAAAGCAATCCATCCCAGTTGTAACAGCTTGGCAATTAAATGAAAGAAT GTACGGGGAATTGCAGGGTCTCAATAAGCAGGAAACAGCAGACAGGTTTGGGAAGGAAAAGGTTCATGAGTGGCGGAGGAGTTATGACATACCTCCACCCAATGGCGAGAGTTTGGAAATGTGTGCTGAGAGAGCAGTTGCTTATTTCAAAGATCAC ATTGAACCTCAACTTCTATCTGGGAAGAATGTGATGATTGCTGCCCATGGGAATTCACTGAGGTCCATAATCATGTACCTTGACAAATTAACTTCACAGGAG GTTATCAACTTAGAATTATCAACTGGAATACCAATGCTTTACATTTTAAAAGGGGGAAAATTCATTAGGAGAGGAAGTCCTGCAGGACCAACCGAGGCTGGTGTGTATGCATATACTAGG AGTTTAGCTCTATACAGGCAGAAGTTAGATGATATGCTGCATTAG